Genomic window (Xenopus laevis strain J_2021 chromosome 3S, Xenopus_laevis_v10.1, whole genome shotgun sequence):
aagaataaaaattgtgttttaacttgcactattgtggctaatctattaacaataaactactttggtagctttccttctcctttaagcagggaaATGACAGATTGTGGCCTGATGCAAAGGTGTCTGTGTATAAAACATGGATAAGGGACAAACTCTATAGAACAAAGTTGGTCTATGTATTGGCGCATTCCTGATGGAGCACAAAAGCTGTGCTTTCCTCGTTTATGTTGGTATATGTGCTGGGCTGTGTCAGTGGCATCAAGTCTATCGTAGGGATGTGGGTGCTGCGTAATTCTGATATTTGATATAAAGAACTTTAGTGCAAATCCAACAGAGCAAGGGAGGCTCTCAGAATATACAGGTGCAGCCCACGGCTATGTTCTCCATGACATCTATGTACTCTTTGTGGCACTTCTTCCGTCTCCGTGGCCTGATTGGAGAAGTGCTTCCTTCGCACAGCCGCCTCCGCACAGGGATCTTGCTGTAGATGGGTATACTTGTCATACTGAAATCCTCCTTCATGGTGAAAGGGTTAACACAGCCTGTGCATAGGCATCTTGCTTCTGGAATATCAACTGGAATGCGATTTTCATCATGATTTATACTGGGGGGAATAGAACCAGATATTCCTGTTAGGACCCAACATATCAAAGCAGTCTAGCAACTAACGACTGAATATAGATTATAATGGAACTGAAGAACTGCAGACAACAGAGAGACAGAGCTGTGGGTCACAGTGTTAGTACAGATTCAGGGGACCAACAGGGACTTGTGGGGGTTGATTATGCTACATCCACATCCTACtcggatatatatatactgtatatatatatatatatatataaatatatatatgtattgaatatatatctatatatatatatatatcttatccaGGATCCAAATggaatttagatttcatgtttaatttgaaaaggacttttattatacagctttgtgtgtctgggtgacaggtccactttaaatgattATTTGGTAGACATAAACTAtagagatccatattacagaataattatcaagtcccaagcattctggataacgggcccCATactcagggctggtcctatcaaatgtggggcccaattgggaccatgttggcggggcccctagacaaagttttgctggctcccgacacaccaagtatttaggaaaataagggcatacaggcacaaaatagaaaggaaaggggcagacaaggtaagagagtgagaggagttgggggcaggccaggcagcatcatgtgctgggggaaatattacctgtgctgccctctggtgcggggcccccagaggcgcggggcccaattgggcccaattggtccaataggcctaaggccggccctgcccaTACTTGTAGTAATTCTGTAGAGAGAGAGACTATGATGACCGGGGTGTTTGATAGTACCTTACAGGAGCTATGAAATTGTAGTATCTGGGATGGTATTACTTCTATTACAAGGTGCTGATAGGGAGCCCTGCAACTTGAGGACAATGATGGGACAGGTTTAATCAGACTGTATGGCCTATAGAAAGGATTTGAATAAGTGCTCAGAGAGGTTAATTCTATTTTTCCCCACATGATGGAGGGTGTCGGCTATGGGAACTGGCAGTTAAACTGGTAGGAAAGTTGTGCCACAAGCTGTTTTCTCCAAGTTCATTTTTTTACTCCAGCAGAGAAAATACCCTGTGTGCTATCAGTGTACATTGAATTTGTAGGATAGGGGATTGTTAATTAAGCTGAAATTCAGCAGATGAGAGGGTTTCATACAACTCTTGCTCATAATGAGGTATCTTGAAGGATTGTTCTAATTGGAAGGGAAAGGCAAACAGGGGGATGTGAGCTTATCAACTTGACACCGCCTGGTCACTAAATCATTATTATCTTATGTGTATAACATCTGCGTTCTGTATGTCAGTGACCGGCATTCCCAGGATACAGTGATCCTAAAACTCTACATGTATTCACATTCTCATTTGGCCATCCCAAGTGCACCCCAAACACAAGACTGTGGCACTCCTACAAAAGAGGACATACTACTTGGCTATTTAATGGGGCTGCAGCTGCCCAGGCTAATCCCATCTCTCCCATCTAATTATGTCTGTAGTACATCCCACATAGGGAAGCACTGCCTCTACTATGGGGATAGATGGAAAAGGACAATTGCTCTTGCACAGAAGCATTTACTTTGTTGCAATAGATACAGGGCACACACAGCAGAGAGGAACTGATGGACTCACACTAATAAAAGTATTGTAAAAACCGAAACATTGCTATTGTGtagtgagcagggccctctgatcTTATTTTTAGTCTGTAATCAATGTTTGttcaattattataccctgtttGTTAAAAATTATAGTaacttgctttttatttatagatacatgatggtgatgatgatgatgattagattgttaaaggagaaggaaagctacagaggcattttattgccaatagattagctgcaatagtgcaagatagaatgctatatttattctgtagaatgttttaccatacctgagtaaaaagctctagaaactctctgtttgtttagtataggagctgcagtattaacatggtgtgacatcacttcctgcctgagtctctccctgctctgggctcagattacagcagagaagggagggagagaggagcaaactgagcatgctcttgcccagggcaatgaggtttaagctgaaaacaggaagtctgatacagaagcccatgagtacacaatagaaggaaagaaatgcagtgtttcttttgacaggggactcagagcaacattatttggggggtttactggtatatttagatggacctttctgataagacttacttagttttaacctttccttctcctttaaagggatactgtcatgggaaaaaaaaaaattgaatcagttaataatgctgctccagcagaattctgcactgaaatccatttctcaaaagagcaaacagatgtttttatattcaattttgaaatctgacatggggctagacatattgtcaatttcccagctgccccaagtcatgtgacttgtgctctgataaacttcaatcactctttactgcaagttggagttatatcacccctcccccctcccagcagccaaacaaaagaacaatgagaaggtaaccagataacagctccctaacacaagataacagctgcctggtagatctaagaacaacactcaatagtaaaaacccatgtctcactgagacacattcagttacattgagaaggaaaaacagcagcctgccagaaagtatttctctcctaaagtgcaggcacaagtcacatgaccaggggcagctgggaaattgacaaaatgtctagtcccatgtcagatttcaaaattgaatataaaaaaatctgtttgctcttttgagaaatggatttcagtgcagaattctgctggagtagcactattaactgatgtattttgaaaaaacatgttttccgatgacaggatccctttagtgGAATGTTACAGCtgaattgcattcattttttgtACAACCGTTTTGTTATAAAAGAATGTAAAGCACTTCAGAAcctgcttaataaataaatatgataatttaaAGGTTAGTGGGATTTTACACCTTAAAGTAGCTTCTGTTCAatgtattagtatttttttaattttcaggcATGCAGCAATACATTTGATATATTTTGATAATAATGCTATTTAACTTTTTACAcaggtgtaaaaaaaagttgtacatcAAATAGAGGATGCTAATTGAAAAACATTAATTCATTAATCTCTTTACAGGTGCATAGTAATTACTTGTATTCTTGGTGGTTTACCAAGTCTCCCTGGGATTTACCTTTCCCTGTGATACATTCAATGTAAGTGTAGTAAAGATGCCCCACATTGCAATGTGAAGAACACTTGATGATCAGACCCAGTTGCTGGGAAGGCAGGGTTGGTGCACTAATCATTTCATTACTTATTTCCTGTAACAAGCTGGTAAAATGATTTCCACAAGTGGAGGTAAATACTGTAGATGTAGGGGACACAGCTGAGAACTTTATGGAGTCTTGTGAGGACATGATGACAAAGAGATACAAGATGCCTAGCAGCAAGAAGATACTTCACATGTAGGTAATTATGTGAGATAAGTTACTCCCTTCtctcttttctcccttttttttctgtttgactaGAAGCACTTGGTTCTTCTACTGAGCTGATGCTTTGGAAGCCCTAAAGGCCTGGGTCCCCCATAGAGAGGCGACATGTGAATAGGATTTGGCAAGAGGGAGCCTCGTTTTTGCCAGGGATTCAAAAAAATTACTCAATGTACAAACATCATTGTTACTGCAttttacttaagctggccatagacgcaaatatcccATCGTaggaatcatcgtacgatctgacttttcccatctcccaacctgccactaaccattctgatcaaataaagtagaaaagaacagatcagccgatgttctgcccctgacagcaatcgtacgaaagttatgtccgaccaaagctagtgacagtctcccactgaaaatcgtacaattggCAATACGTGTGGAGAtatatcggcagccgacagaaatctgatctttgagtctatggccagctatagaaTATTCACAATAGACCCAGTTGCCCACATACAGTAgaataaatgcaataataaagAGGGCAACCTTCAAACAGAATCATTTACATGACACATTTTTGGGCACATAAGTCTGCAACTTGCAATTAGAGCAAAAAAACTAAGAGCTGCTGCCTGAAGGTCATCCTTTATACTTTTTCCATGTCCTTACcattgggaaaacatgttttatttttcaaaatgctgaATCTGAATTATGcagtgaaatctatttttcaaaaaagcaaacagattttttttatatttaatattgaaatattacatagggctagacatgttagtttcccaggttcccTCAGTCATGTGCTGTGCTGCACAAttagagtgatattacccccttccTTTCCTCCTAACAGCCTGACAACAACACAATGGGGAGGtaacaggataacaggtccctaacaCCTGCATTGCTAGGCATAAATATGACAATAGCACTCATAGTTTATCACAattgcttatctgaaagcaggtCTATTGTGAAatactggctttttctgaaaacacaggatcaagcacaatgacctaagatggctgtctacacaccaatataatgTGCAGagtcaggaataaaatgttatatggtagaggggattatttgtaatgtaaagtaAATTCCACTTCATGAGACTCACCTGTAGGCCCAGGGTGAAAGGCTTCTCCTGTTAGAAAGCCAAAGTCTTAGACTGACTTCACAGCGATTCCCAGATGGATCAGTGTTGTTCCTCAGCTGACTCACCATTTCCATGAGACTCCGTTCATAATCCTCCACCAAACTATATAACTGAGATGGAGCAAAAGAGTTTCCACCTAATACGGGATCAGGAGAAGCTTTGCCCTTTGCTCTGTCTTGATTGGATCCATGAATATTCTTTCCTTTCAAGTGACCTCTTTTTCTGCCTTTTGAAGGATTTGGAGCATCTGAGCTGAGCGCCTGAGCCACAAGTAGGGAAGTTGCAATCAAAAGGAACTGTGAAGAAAGTCAACAGTAAATGAGAAAGTACTTCAAACAGGCAACTAGACAATTATATACAGTGTGTCCCAACCACCACTTGTTTCATTTTGCTCTGGGTTATGCTCACagagtatattgtatatataaacacTTCATAATAATCCATCACAGCAGTTGAATGGTGAACTATGTCTTGGTCATTTAAGTAAATGTGGAATGCACAAAACTTCTGAAGCTACTAAAGATATGTAGCCAATATCTGCAGTATCCAGACCCATTGATGGGTCAATTACACAACTAGCACTAGTTAACACAGAAAAATATCATTACAAGAATTCTCACAATGTTTATCATCTCATGGTAAATGATATTGCTGAAGGATATTAAGATTCTATGATTTCCTCAATCCTACATTTACGTTTTATAAATTGTAGAAGGGCCCTCTGTGTAATATATTGGCCCATGGTATAAAGAAAAGCAGGTATCTTAATAAATGACTGATCCTGATTAGTCCACTAATTGTGATAACTATGTCAGCTTTATCAACTGCTGCCCCAAGTATGGGAAACATAGTCCAGACTTGGCTACATACATCCATGGCTTGGTCTCTCTCTGGGAATCAGGTGATTAAACACCAGCGCAGGAGAAAGGACAGAGCAGCAAACTTTAATCTGCAGCACAAAATAAAGCATGCAATGATATTTCCCATACACAAAGGGGCTCACATAAACATCCGTCACAGGGACATTTTGAAAAGAAAGCAGCACACGACACCTCATGTCCTGTCAGAAAAGACATCCTTTCCAATCATTTCCACAATGTTTTATACAAAAAAGGAACTAGAACAAAAAGGCCA
Coding sequences:
- the LOC108713254 gene encoding interleukin-17B isoform X3 encodes the protein MIGSHTLFLLIATSLLVAQALSSDAPNPSKGRKRGHLKGKNIHGSNQDRAKGKASPDPVLGGNSFAPSQLYSLVEDYERSLMEMVSQLRNNTDPSGNRCEVSLRLWLSNRRSLSPWAYSINHDENRIPVDIPEARCLCTGCVNPFTMKEDFSMTSIPIYSKIPVRRRLCEGSTSPIRPRRRKKCHKEYIDVMENIAVGCTCIF
- the LOC108713254 gene encoding interleukin-17B isoform X2 gives rise to the protein MKDTLLTLGMISCHFLLIATSLLVAQALSSDAPNPSKGRKRGHLKGKNIHGSNQDRAKGKASPDPVLGGNSFAPSQLYSLVEDYERSLMEMVSQLRNNTDPSGNRCEVSLRLWLSNRRSLSPWAYSINHDENRIPVDIPEARCLCTGCVNPFTMKEDFSMTSIPIYSKIPVRRRLCEGSTSPIRPRRRKKCHKEYIDVMENIAVGCTCIF
- the LOC108713254 gene encoding interleukin-17B isoform X1; protein product: MPLLPSHCIRKCTFRDSQLSTIQSLHISLAKSCSLKPWDISTLLHSKFLLIATSLLVAQALSSDAPNPSKGRKRGHLKGKNIHGSNQDRAKGKASPDPVLGGNSFAPSQLYSLVEDYERSLMEMVSQLRNNTDPSGNRCEVSLRLWLSNRRSLSPWAYSINHDENRIPVDIPEARCLCTGCVNPFTMKEDFSMTSIPIYSKIPVRRRLCEGSTSPIRPRRRKKCHKEYIDVMENIAVGCTCIF